The proteins below are encoded in one region of Silene latifolia isolate original U9 population chromosome 2, ASM4854445v1, whole genome shotgun sequence:
- the LOC141642722 gene encoding uracil-DNA glycosylase, mitochondrial-like isoform X1 has product MMKSFLITTLKTQLLTTKPVPLTLSRHNIHTTMPCSSSKTLIDFFPKSNPNKRLKTTVTTAAAADGLTPEQRMRMELNKSIALSKNNLRICSDKIRNSKVEGDNSYVKLEELLVEESWLTTLSGEFQKPYATSLCKFVETEICCGKVPIYPPQHLIFNALNSTPFDKLKAVILGQDPYHGPGQAMGLSFSVPEGIKIPSSLGNILKELKQDLGCSIPSHGNLERWAVQGVLLLNTVLTVRNHQANSHAKKGWEQFTDAVIRTISEKKKGIVFILWGNSAQQKSRLIDETKHHILKSAHPSGLSANRGFFGCRHFSRTNQILEKNGELPIDWQL; this is encoded by the exons ATGATGAAATCATTTCTTATAACAACTTTAAAAACACAATTGTTGACTACAAAACCAGTTCCTCTCACACTCTCCCGCCATAATATCCACACCACAATGCCTTGCTCCTCATCCAAAACCCTAATTGATTTCTTCCCCAAATCAAATCCCAATAAACGTCTCAAGACCACAGTTACTACCGCCGCCGCCGCCGATGGTCTCACTCCTGAGCAAAGGATGCGAATGGAGTTGAACAAATCCATAGCTCTCTCTAAGAACAATTTAAGAATTTGTTCCGACAAGATTCGCAATTCTAAAG TTGAAGGAGATAACAGTTATGTGAAGCTGGAGGAGCTCCTGGTGGAAGAATCTTGGTTAACAACACTTTCAGGAGAATTTCAAAAACCTTATGCTACCAGCTTATGCAAGTTTGTCGAAACAGAAATTTGTTGCGGCAAAGTCCCTATATATCCTCCTCAACACCTCATCTTTAATGCTCTTAATTCAACTCCGTTTGATAAACTCAAGGCTGTCATTCTCGGCCAG GATCCATATCATGGACCAGGACAAGCAATGGGCCTTTCTTTCTCAGTGCCAGAGGGAATCAAGATCCCTTCAAGTCTTGGAAATATTTTGAAGGAACTAAAACAAGACCTCGGATGTTCTATTCCATCTCATGGAAACTTGGAGAGATGGGCTGTACAG GGTGTCTTGCTGCTCAACACGGTCCTGACTG TCAGGAATCATCAGGCAAATTCTCATGCTAAGAAGGGCTGGGAGCAGTTCACTGACGCCGTCATCCGAACAATTTCTGAAAAGAAAAAAGGAATTGTCTTTATTCTTTGGGGAAATTCTGCTCAACAGAAATCAAG GCTGATTGATGAGACTAAGCATCATATTCTCAAGTCAGCTCATCCTTCTGGTCTATCTGCAAACAGAGGGTTCTTCGGATGCAG GCACTTTTCTCGTACGAACCAGATATTGGAGAAAAATGGGGAACTACCCATTGACTGGCAGCTGTAG
- the LOC141642721 gene encoding uncharacterized protein LOC141642721 translates to MKRIEYFCRNIRHDDLIEEQMEEAKKGGIIKSYTLTTLSAMNERRNADICLWCDEIWSAGHLHSCSYVSDHNCVFTCGVDFEVFAFVKVSKEGLKPMLVKESQDELHIPGKTNLFDEVCEPNSCVSPVAELVCDAPKVFDEFPEPNLCFVSASIIEVSVVQKVFDEMSEHVLNSNQLEAPLIDDVSQTRLKNNGGFDVSDSLTDCVSTENLQVLNGHHTFVKMPQANSSLSSDQIVRVVMIGDDQSLLDDINKVQPAVHGVREPKLDEIVPDYVRTVHNLFHKMPVPDFILEMAQAARITQENEEMGDAHQMFDKIPEPTEQAYASQTICQVAMINNENKPSKVLDELPHPHSPFLHAPILDVVVANEGLNIIRQRDDLNEHNDHLKLCALDHPNFTHLVDIFSNGAWLCIPSPLDVKAGLILGLMPQYKVTLHAECSLFQVTTKPFFPCTDTKNEVLWCQKNMALEGVCTMMSGSIFSCVFVFDPVVLLLHMNFDLYMQYCVGVINEWKPQVNYKEIHSWGKLLVGFIWTEGLKNTFQLPSIHNIDAYCLLPSAIRRHILMNVTSNYHGHADMWSIYFRNLNSARLQVLSFPKFILCVIATGGVLTSDMSKVIFNPGGCVFPAVGNTILASIFEPYRGLTHVVFSTLEDKGDFRGEEDTSREYTWHLFNPQTLWSHFSASWTNNGHLFLTFVFDPGILFCQSNLWDVHFHNSWFYSEPSLGLCVGHLTVYVLDACYLKLLLLCKAHTIYHVSIFAPALTTIPEDNGDFTEVRVIRQWRTTWIVKCAENYLIMCCTWLNLLKGVAIMQENFVRSHMFDEHLNISNFIFVPGGVNDNLSAQILNARLLKLAATQGSVKHDWKGMKPLQKLVSSKNMGFETVWVFDPCGDENFFTGESWCTKRTNQTQICQYGGSKQLKDKRNEDIQIYVFDPGGPFVRVVIDDLVTNSQPGRCHVTPCFKY, encoded by the exons ATGAAGAGAATTGAATACTTCTGCCGAAATATACGACACGATGACCTTATTGAAGAGCAGATGGAAGAAGCAAAAAAGGGTGGCATCATCAAGTCGTATACACTTACTACCCTTAGTGCAATGAACGAAAGAAGGAATGCCGACATATGCTTGTGGTGTGACGAAATATGGTCCGCTGGCCATCTCCATAGTTGTTCGTATGTTTCTGATCACAATTGTGTCTTTACTTGTGGCGTTGATTTTGAGGTTTTTGCTTTTGTTAAAGTTTCAAAAGAAGGCTTAAAGCCTATGCTAGTGAAAGAATCACAAGATGAGTTGCATATTCCTGGTAAGACTAACTTGTTTGATGAAGTGTGTGAACCAAATTCATGTGTTTCACCAGTAGCAGAACTTGTTTGTGATGCACCCAAAGTGTTCGACGAATTTCCTGAACCAAATTTATGCTTTGTTAGTGCTTCGATTATTGAGGTATCTGTTGTTCAGAAGGTGTTCGACGAAATGTCTGAACATGTTCTCAATTCAAACCAACTTGAGGCTCCATTAATTGATGATGTATCACAGACTAGATTGAAAAACAATGGTGGGTTTGATGTTTCCGATTCATTAACTGACTGTGTTTCAACAGAAAATCTACAAGTCTTGAATGGCCATCACACGTTCGTTAAAATGCCTCAAGCAAACTCGAGCTTGAGCAGTGATCAGATTGTGAGAGTAGTAATGATTGGTGATGACCAGAGTCTATTAGATGACATTAACAAAGTCCAACCTGCTGTACATGGTGTTCGTGAGCCAAAACTTGATGAAATTGTGCCGGACTATGTACGAACGGTCCACAACCTGTTTCATAAGATGCCTGTACCAGACTTCATCCTAGAAATGGCTCAAGCAGCAAGAATTACACAAGAAAATGAAGAAATGGGAGACGCGCATCAAATGTTCGATAAAATACCTGAACCAACCGAACAAGCTTATGCGAGCCAAACCATATGTCAAGTTGCAATGATCAACAATGAAAATAAGCCAAGTAAGGTGCTAGATGAATTACCCCACCCACATTCTCCCTTCTTACATGCTCCCATACTGGATGTTGTAGTTGCAAACGAGGGGCTTAACATTATACGTCAGCGAGATGACCTCAACGAGCATAATGACCATTTAAAGCTCTGTGCACTGGACCACCCAAACTTCACCCATTTGGTTGATATCTTTTCAAATGGAGCATGGTTATGCATACCTTCGCCTCTAGACGTTAAAGCTGGTCTCATTTTGGGTTTAATGCCCCAGTATAAGGTTACACTACATGCTgaatgttcattgtttcaggtGACCACTAAGCCTTTTTTCCCATGTACTGATACAAAAAATGAGGTATTGTGGTGTCAGAAGAATATGGCCTTAGAAGGTGTGTGCACTATGATGTCCGGCTCAATATTCTCCTGTGTGTTTGTTTTCGACCCCGTTGTTTTACTTTTGCACATGAATTTCGATCTTTATATGCAGTATTGTGTTGGGGTGATAAACGAGTGGAAACCACAAGTTAACTATAAGGAGATACATAGCTGGGGCAAACTATTGGTTGGATTTATTTGGACGGAAGGACTCAAAAATACATTTCAGCTCCCTTCAATCCATAACATTGATGCTTATTGCTTGCTTCCTTCTGCTATTAGACGCCATATATTGATGAACGTCACATCTAACTACCATGGCCATGCTGATATGTGGAGCATCTATTTTAGGAACTTGAATTCTGCTAGACTTCAGGTTCTCAGCTTCCCAAAATTTATCCTGTGTGTGATAGCTACTGGTGGTGTTCTAACAAGCGACATGTCGAAAGTAATTTTCAATCCGGGTGGTTGTGTTTTTCCTGCAGTGGGGAATACTATCTTAGCTAGCATTTTTGAACCCTATAGA ggcctaactcATGTCGTGTTCTCCACCCTTGAGGACAAGGGTGATTTTAGGGGTGAGGAAGATACTAGTAGAGAATATACTTGGCATTTGTTCAACCCTCAGACCTTATGGTCTCATTTCAGTGCTAGCTGGACAAACAATGGTCATCTGTTCCTTACTTTTGTTTTTGACCCCGGAATTTTGTTTTGCCAATCTAATTTGTGGGATGTCCACTTCCATAATTCTTGGTTTTATAGtgaaccaagtttgggactttgTGTTGGTCATTTGACGGTATATGTGCTAGATGCTTGTTACCTGAAGCTATTACTTCTATGTAAGGCGCACACCATTTATCATGTCAGCATTTTTGCTCCTGCTTTGACTACTATACCTGAGGATAATGGTGATTTTACGGAGGTGAGAGTCATACGTCAATGGAGGACAACATGGATTGTGAAATGCGCTGAAAATTATCTTATAATGTGTTGCACTTGGCTTAACCTTCTTAAGGGAGTTGCAATTATGCAAGAAAATTTTGTCAGGTCTCATATGTTTGATGAGCATTTGAATATCTCAAACTTCATTtttgttccgggtggagtaaatGACAATCTGTCAGCTCAGATTTTAAATGCAAGGCTACTGAAACTTGCTGCTACTCAGGGATCTGTGAAACATGATTGGAAAGGAATGAAGCCACTACAAAAGCTTGTGTCCAGCAAGAATATGGGGTTTGAAACAGTTTGGGTCTTTGACCCATGTGGGGATGAAAACTTCTTCACGGGCGAAAGTTGGTGCACAAAAAGGACAAACCAAACCCAGATATGTCAATATGGTGGTAGTAAGCAATTGAAAGACAAGAGGAATGAAGACATCCAAATTTATGTGTTTGATCCAGGAGGACCATTTGTGAGGGTGGTAATTGATGATCTGGTGACAAACTCGCAACCTGGAAGGTGTCATGTTACGCCTTGCTTCAAATATTGA
- the LOC141642722 gene encoding uracil-DNA glycosylase, mitochondrial-like isoform X2 translates to MMKSFLITTLKTQLLTTKPVPLTLSRHNIHTTMPCSSSKTLIDFFPKSNPNKRLKTTVTTAAAADGLTPEQRMRMELNKSIALSKNNLRICSDKIRNSKVEGDNSYVKLEELLVEESWLTTLSGEFQKPYATSLCKFVETEICCGKVPIYPPQHLIFNALNSTPFDKLKAVILGQDPYHGPGQAMGLSFSVPEGIKIPSSLGNILKELKQDLGCSIPSHGNLERWAVQILFLFIWQASQAPAIACLWLIVLVYLFFSFSVKVVRCEVLAMIICLKA, encoded by the exons ATGATGAAATCATTTCTTATAACAACTTTAAAAACACAATTGTTGACTACAAAACCAGTTCCTCTCACACTCTCCCGCCATAATATCCACACCACAATGCCTTGCTCCTCATCCAAAACCCTAATTGATTTCTTCCCCAAATCAAATCCCAATAAACGTCTCAAGACCACAGTTACTACCGCCGCCGCCGCCGATGGTCTCACTCCTGAGCAAAGGATGCGAATGGAGTTGAACAAATCCATAGCTCTCTCTAAGAACAATTTAAGAATTTGTTCCGACAAGATTCGCAATTCTAAAG TTGAAGGAGATAACAGTTATGTGAAGCTGGAGGAGCTCCTGGTGGAAGAATCTTGGTTAACAACACTTTCAGGAGAATTTCAAAAACCTTATGCTACCAGCTTATGCAAGTTTGTCGAAACAGAAATTTGTTGCGGCAAAGTCCCTATATATCCTCCTCAACACCTCATCTTTAATGCTCTTAATTCAACTCCGTTTGATAAACTCAAGGCTGTCATTCTCGGCCAG GATCCATATCATGGACCAGGACAAGCAATGGGCCTTTCTTTCTCAGTGCCAGAGGGAATCAAGATCCCTTCAAGTCTTGGAAATATTTTGAAGGAACTAAAACAAGACCTCGGATGTTCTATTCCATCTCATGGAAACTTGGAGAGATGGGCTGTACAG ATCTTGTTTCTTTTCATTTGGCAAGCTAGTCAAGCGCCTGCTATTGCCTGTCTCTGGCTAATTGTTCTTGTATAtttgttcttttctttttctgttAAGGTTGTAAGATGTGAAGTACTGGCAATGATTATTTGCTTAAAAGCATGA